Below is a window of Triticum dicoccoides isolate Atlit2015 ecotype Zavitan unplaced genomic scaffold, WEW_v2.0 scaffold204597, whole genome shotgun sequence DNA.
gggaggaggtggtgcaggtgcCTCCAGCCTGACAGCCACCACAGGGGCCACCGGCCCAGTTCTGGCAGCCACTATTGTACGTCGACCTCACCATGGGCGACGACGAGGAGGGATGCGTGTGAAGACGACAACGACATCCAAGACGACCACGGCGGCGGCGTCTCATCTATCTTTTTTTATGTTTTTAGTTTaagttaggtttaaatgtgctcaCGAGACTagtttgaacatttttaaatttatgTTAATGTTTAATTATGTTTTATGTGTGTTTTTTAAAATATGTGGCTGCTTTTTTTTCAAAATGTTCAGATGCGATGTGAACAAGTTGCCACGGCCGCGCGTTAGGTACACTGACCGGATAGGCAAAACCGTCCCAAATGGACGAAATCTAGACAAAACGAACGTCCGTTGAGGTCAATGGTTAGAGTTGGCCTTATTCCCCATTTGTACAGTGATGAGGCAGCCCTCGCAGGGGGTGAGTCCTCGATCATAGTGCGTTCATCGATTTTAGGTTCTCATGTGAGCTCCCTTTTGAGGCTAGTCAAGTGCTTGCATGTTTGGTCTTCTACGACTTCTTCACTAGTTGTCTGGAGAAAAGTCGAGATATAAGATATGGATCCTCTACAGAAAAAATCCTATACGACCTCATCTACTACGGAGGATTTTAATGCATCTTTTAAACTTTTATCATGGCCCTTTATTTTTCTATTCTTGATCTAATGTATTTTGTGCAGTTAATCAATAAACAATCATTTCTCCGATAGAACGGGCCGGCCGGGGCCGGCAGTTCTCCTAAGACTCCAGAGTCGACACGTTGAAACGTTCGGCCAAACCTGGTTCTGAATTGATTTGTGATGTTGTCTATGACGATGATCCATGGACAATCTCCATGTTCTCACACATGTGTAGACTTGGTATATCCTTGTCTCTCTCCGGTCGCATCGTTTGAACCAGTGTGCTCAACTGAAATTGTTTATCTTCGCCATTATTTGTCAGGACTGACGATGTAGTTACATTACATATACCTACGCGTCGCGCCTTGACTGTACAGCCAGCTAGCTTAGCGTCGACCGATGGCAACTGCTCCGCGGCGCCTTCTCCTGCTTCTCCTCGCCGCCGTTGCCATGTCCTCCTCTTGCGTCGGCGTCGCTGTAGCAGAGGGACAGACATACTGGCCATTTAATCCTTACTGCTCGACCACGGGCAACTACACAGGGGATAGCCGGTACCGGCTGAATCTTCTGGCTCTCGTGGCCGACCTCCCGGCGCGTGCCATCGACAATCGCTTCTACTACAACGGCACGGCCGGCGAATCGCCGGACGAGGTGTTCGGTCTCATCGCGTGCTATGCCGACCGCAGCTGGAACCAGTGCCACGACTGCCTCTACGCCGCGGTTTCCGGGATACAGCAGTCGTGCCCGTTCAGCCGGCAGATGAAGGGCGCCTACGACTCGTGCCTTCTCCGCTACTCCAACGAGTCCTTCGTCTCCGTCGCCGACCTCACCGTCGCCTTCTACTCGTGGGACTACACCAAGGTGGACTATCCGGCCAGCATGAACAACACGAGGTGGGATCTGCTCACCCGGCTAGCGGCGGAGGCCGCGCGTTCGCCGCTGCGGCTCGCCAACGGTAGCGTGCCGTACGCGGCCAGCTCGCAGTCGCCGACGAGCATCCACGGTCTGGTGCAGTGCACGAGGGACCTGAACGCAAGCGAGTGCAGCAGGTGCCTTACCAAATTCGTGTCAAACCTCTCGAGTGTGTTCCCTAACAACACCGGTGGTTTGATAAAGGGCTACAGCTGCTACGCCATATACAACATCGGCGACGGCGAGTTCCTCCGTGTCACTCTTCCACCGCCACTTGCACAGCCACCGCCGTCCAATATCTCACCAGGTGCACAGCCACCGCCGTCCAATCTCCCACCAGGAGCAGGAGGTTAGCAACTTCGGTGCTATTATTACTTCCTTCTCCGATTTTTTTTACTGGTTCTCTGCTCTCTCGCCCCAACTGCCGAAGATATCTCATTGATGGTAATGTGGTGTTTTTCTCATTCAGAAGCTCCGCCACTTGCCACCGGCCGGACTAGGAGCAGGAAGCAGCTGGTGGCCGGCGTGTCTGCTGGTGTCGTCGTTGGGTTCGTCATCTCATCAAGTCTCTTGATTTGTTTCCTTTTGCGCTGTCGGAGGCGAAATCGCATGGCGAGTCAAGTAGATACTTTTGATGATGATCCATTGGGAGATGAGTTCGAGAAAGGGACCGGGCCCAAGCGGTTTCGGTATAATGATCTTGCCGCCGCCACTAGCAACTTCTCTGACGAGAAGAAGCTAGGTGAAGGTGGATTCGGTTCTGTGTACAAAGGATTCTTGAAGGAGCTTAAAGTTGAGGTGGCTATAAAAAAAGTGTCCAAAACCTCCAAGCaggggaggaaggagtacatctcaGAGGTGAAAATCATAAGCCGGCTGAGACATCGAAACCTCGTACAGCTCATtggctggtgccatggcggcggcgagctcttGCTTGTCTACGATCTTATGCCCCACGGCAGCCTAGACACTCACCTTTACAGTGCAAACGCCACATTATCGTGGCCACTCAGGTGCGTATAACATACTACCAGTATGTGTAaatattgctcatctccggcctCTAACTTGTCTCTCCAAACTAATATGTTTTAAGTTATTTTGTTTTGTGTTGTTCTTAGGTATGAGATCGTGTTGGGGTTAGGGTCGGCACTTTTGTACCTGCATCAGGATTGGGAGCAATGTGTTCTGCACCGTGACATCAAGCCAAGCAACATCATGTTAGACGCGTCTTTCTGTGCCAAACTTGGCGATTTTGGGCTCGCGCGGCTTGTCGACCAC
It encodes the following:
- the LOC119345091 gene encoding cysteine-rich receptor-like protein kinase 10, yielding MATAPRRLLLLLLAAVAMSSSCVGVAVAEGQTYWPFNPYCSTTGNYTGDSRYRLNLLALVADLPARAIDNRFYYNGTAGESPDEVFGLIACYADRSWNQCHDCLYAAVSGIQQSCPFSRQMKGAYDSCLLRYSNESFVSVADLTVAFYSWDYTKVDYPASMNNTRWDLLTRLAAEAARSPLRLANGSVPYAASSQSPTSIHGLVQCTRDLNASECSRCLTKFVSNLSSVFPNNTGGLIKGYSCYAIYNIGDGEFLRVTLPPPLAQPPPSNISPGAQPPPSNLPPGAGEAPPLATGRTRSRKQLVAGVSAGVVVGFVISSSLLICFLLRCRRRNRMASQVDTFDDDPLGDEFEKGTGPKRFRYNDLAAATSNFSDEKKLGEGGFGSVYKGFLKELKVEVAIKKVSKTSKQGRKEYISEVKIISRLRHRNLVQLIGWCHGGGELLLVYDLMPHGSLDTHLYSANATLSWPLRYEIVLGLGSALLYLHQDWEQCVLHRDIKPSNIMLDASFCAKLGDFGLARLVDHGRGPYTTGLAGTMGYMDPECVVTGRTSAESDVYSFGVVMLEIACGKRPAVARG